A portion of the Bdellovibrio bacteriovorus genome contains these proteins:
- a CDS encoding FUSC family protein — protein MGLRYHLQEALKVAPAPWPWTRMIVCGGATILPLIYGLLTQQLSISIFGALTGFLLVLNDHLGTLAHRLIVISLTFIFMAFSLSVGVLVQGQELIFIPLLLVLVYWMALMSGEGAELERGLLFGIFQLIAGAYTPGLKPHLGQVFVFALMGYICVIVLLLLIVFLRRHTPNPFARLRATLKKSLTREKHRHLFAVIYCATVLVSILVVQELEMSHGYWAVGTVLIILRPDTKQSIYRGIQRFIGTLLGVIIAEGIIYSVHSPWAAIPIIGVVAFISPWALVRSYWWGSGMIAIMLLLLLDLPSIQNGDFHTPLIRLQATGIGCLLALIGVALMNTHFIRSVMAGLFAFRSSK, from the coding sequence ATGGGACTGCGCTATCATCTCCAGGAAGCTCTTAAAGTCGCACCCGCCCCGTGGCCATGGACCCGCATGATTGTTTGCGGTGGTGCCACGATCCTGCCCCTTATCTATGGTCTTCTTACCCAACAGCTGTCGATTTCAATTTTTGGTGCGCTGACCGGATTCTTACTTGTGCTGAATGATCACTTAGGGACTTTGGCTCATCGACTGATCGTGATCTCTTTAACTTTTATTTTTATGGCATTCAGCCTTAGCGTCGGTGTGCTGGTTCAGGGACAAGAGCTTATCTTTATCCCCCTGCTTTTAGTTTTAGTTTATTGGATGGCGCTGATGTCCGGCGAAGGGGCCGAGCTTGAGCGCGGACTTCTCTTTGGTATTTTCCAGTTGATCGCCGGCGCTTACACTCCGGGGCTTAAACCTCATTTAGGACAGGTCTTTGTCTTTGCCTTGATGGGTTATATTTGCGTGATCGTCTTGTTGTTGCTCATTGTGTTTTTGCGTCGACACACTCCGAATCCTTTTGCGCGATTGCGCGCTACTTTGAAAAAAAGCCTGACCCGTGAAAAACATCGCCATTTATTTGCGGTGATTTATTGCGCGACCGTTTTGGTCAGCATCTTGGTTGTCCAAGAACTAGAAATGTCCCATGGCTATTGGGCCGTGGGCACCGTCTTAATCATCCTTCGCCCTGATACCAAACAAAGCATTTACCGAGGCATCCAAAGATTCATCGGCACACTTTTGGGCGTGATCATCGCCGAAGGCATTATTTATAGCGTGCATTCACCGTGGGCCGCCATTCCCATCATTGGCGTCGTGGCGTTCATATCTCCATGGGCCCTGGTGCGCAGTTACTGGTGGGGCTCAGGCATGATTGCCATCATGCTGCTTTTACTTTTAGATCTACCCAGCATTCAAAATGGCGACTTCCACACGCCCTTGATTCGCTTGCAGGCGACGGGTATCGGCTGCCTGCTAGCGCTGATCGGGGTGGCTCTGATGAACACGCATTTTATACGCTCTGTCATGGCAGGATTGTTTGCCTTCAGGTCCTCGAAATAA
- a CDS encoding ATP-binding protein, producing the protein MTQTITRSWMLQVALFALIYFIVGKLALLLAIEPGYATPIWPPTGLGIAALLIFGTNRGLGCLLGALAINMTTTGSLGFATSLGLAFGSLFGILGAVFFVRRFLQYPKSFYLEKDILLFLFICGPLTGFISSTWCVSLLYYVGRVHPESFFLNWLHWFIGDATGAIIFSPLALVFSSKSRRYWMGSITKVLAPLAICMLLVFFALQYINKVENKQLKEDFQRQAELSFDLLEKDLHSFQALLGTLQSFFDNSANVSRDEFKNFSYHLLTRSSGIEALLWIPLISESTYTFKVLYAEPLDQNSHLVGTDLGRHLEYKNLMLKTLRSKKITGTSPLTIEEDEKVSLALAVAHPLGLLVEVINPKKILSALMAYNDDGSYRMRVQDVTLPQRPLEIISSWKNGKDEPFFKGSLRWVKILPVGDRLWQFEIEQDPSLKPSSMMNTVVVLFISLIFAYLTCALLLTTANRIITTQALVEQKTEHLRDLNMQLERASKTKSEFLANMSHEIRTPLNVIIGMADLLEEAPLRDHQRHYLEISRKAGDNLLNIINDILDISKIESGLITLEKCALDLPEVVTEVYEMFLPKATEKGVDLKLHINDEVKNIYLGDPTRTRQILSNLVSNALKFTEKGFIEIRVSAFADDTVPGNILFEVQDSGIGIAPDVLSILFKPFTQADSTITRKFGGTGLGLSISKRLTEMMNGHISLDSEVGVGSTFRFTLTLPYVRPAHQKVQVKKSDPSAPKLALRILIVDDADDNRMLLRAYLQGTPHHIMEADNGMEALDIYRRQEFDIILMDMQMPGMDGFTTVRKLREFEAQNRRKPAHIWALTAYALKNEIQRSLDAGCERHLTKPIRKQALLAEINSYNQTRH; encoded by the coding sequence ATGACTCAAACCATAACTCGGTCTTGGATGCTTCAGGTTGCCCTGTTTGCTTTGATCTATTTCATCGTAGGAAAGCTCGCGCTTTTATTAGCGATCGAACCCGGGTATGCCACACCCATCTGGCCTCCCACCGGCCTGGGCATCGCTGCTTTATTGATTTTTGGCACCAATCGGGGGTTGGGTTGTTTACTTGGAGCGCTTGCCATCAACATGACCACCACTGGATCCTTAGGATTTGCGACGTCCTTGGGGTTGGCCTTCGGCAGTTTGTTTGGTATCCTAGGAGCGGTTTTTTTCGTTCGACGTTTTTTACAATATCCTAAGTCGTTTTACTTAGAAAAAGACATCCTGCTTTTTCTTTTTATCTGCGGCCCCTTGACCGGATTTATTTCAAGCACGTGGTGTGTTTCGTTGTTGTATTACGTGGGACGAGTTCATCCAGAGTCCTTTTTCCTAAATTGGCTCCATTGGTTTATTGGGGATGCGACGGGCGCCATTATATTTTCCCCGCTGGCTTTGGTATTTTCCTCCAAGTCACGCCGTTACTGGATGGGTTCCATCACCAAAGTTCTTGCTCCGTTAGCAATATGCATGCTGCTGGTGTTCTTTGCTTTGCAGTACATCAACAAAGTCGAAAACAAGCAGCTCAAAGAAGACTTTCAGCGCCAAGCCGAACTTTCTTTCGATCTCTTAGAAAAAGACCTTCATTCTTTTCAGGCTTTATTGGGGACTTTGCAAAGCTTCTTCGACAACTCTGCCAATGTCAGTCGGGACGAATTTAAAAACTTCAGTTATCATCTTTTAACTCGCTCTTCGGGGATCGAAGCGTTGCTATGGATCCCGCTAATATCTGAAAGTACCTACACGTTTAAAGTCTTATATGCCGAACCCCTGGACCAAAACTCACACCTGGTGGGCACAGATTTAGGGCGGCATCTTGAATATAAAAATCTGATGCTTAAAACTTTGCGCTCAAAAAAAATAACCGGCACTTCGCCATTGACCATTGAAGAAGATGAAAAAGTTTCGTTAGCTTTGGCCGTAGCCCATCCGCTAGGCCTATTGGTTGAAGTTATAAACCCCAAAAAGATTTTAAGTGCCCTTATGGCCTATAACGATGACGGTTCATATCGAATGCGCGTTCAGGATGTGACCTTACCGCAAAGGCCTTTAGAAATTATCTCGAGCTGGAAAAATGGAAAAGACGAGCCTTTTTTTAAAGGCTCCTTACGCTGGGTGAAGATTTTGCCCGTGGGCGATCGGCTGTGGCAGTTTGAAATCGAACAAGATCCTTCATTAAAGCCAAGTTCGATGATGAACACGGTGGTCGTTCTTTTTATTTCTTTAATTTTTGCGTATTTGACGTGCGCTTTGCTTCTAACCACTGCCAATCGCATCATCACCACCCAAGCTTTGGTGGAACAAAAAACCGAGCACCTGCGCGATTTAAATATGCAACTCGAAAGAGCTTCGAAAACTAAATCCGAATTTCTGGCAAATATGAGCCACGAAATTCGCACGCCGTTAAACGTGATCATTGGCATGGCCGACCTTTTAGAGGAAGCCCCCTTGCGAGATCACCAACGCCACTATCTTGAGATTTCACGCAAAGCTGGCGACAATCTTTTAAATATCATCAACGATATTTTAGATATTTCAAAAATTGAATCCGGCCTGATCACCTTAGAAAAATGCGCCCTGGATCTGCCCGAAGTCGTCACCGAGGTTTATGAAATGTTCTTGCCTAAGGCCACGGAAAAAGGCGTTGACTTAAAACTTCACATCAACGACGAGGTCAAAAATATTTATTTAGGTGATCCGACACGCACGCGGCAAATTCTTTCTAACTTGGTCAGCAACGCTTTAAAATTTACTGAAAAAGGTTTTATCGAAATTCGTGTTTCGGCATTTGCGGACGACACCGTACCTGGTAATATTTTATTTGAAGTTCAAGACAGCGGGATTGGCATCGCTCCCGATGTCCTGTCAATTTTATTTAAGCCGTTCACCCAAGCAGACTCGACCATCACACGCAAGTTCGGAGGCACGGGCTTAGGCCTTTCCATTAGCAAACGTCTGACGGAGATGATGAATGGACATATTTCCTTAGACAGTGAAGTCGGCGTGGGCAGCACCTTCCGGTTCACCTTAACCTTGCCGTATGTGCGACCCGCCCATCAAAAAGTACAGGTAAAAAAATCGGACCCCTCCGCCCCGAAACTGGCGTTAAGAATTTTGATTGTCGATGATGCTGATGATAATCGCATGTTGCTGCGAGCTTACCTTCAAGGAACCCCTCATCATATCATGGAAGCGGACAATGGCATGGAGGCCTTGGATATTTACCGACGCCAAGAATTCGACATCATCTTGATGGACATGCAAATGCCCGGCATGGATGGATTTACAACCGTGCGAAAGCTTCGAGAATTCGAAGCGCAAAACCGTCGCAAGCCTGCCCACATCTGGGCGTTGACAGCCTATGCATTGAAGAATGAAATTCAACGCAGTTTAGACGCTGGATGTGAGCGCCATTTGACAAAACCCATACGTAAACAGGCCCTATTGGCCGAAATCAATAGCTACAATCAGACGCGTCATTAA